One genomic window of Polyangium aurulentum includes the following:
- a CDS encoding bacteriophage T4 gp5 trimerisation domain-containing protein: MRFEDAAGREEIRVHAQRDYAEVIEHDRSATVKNDRTQTVLGNDTEAVRGDQAVTVEGSRTVHVRGNQQTIVHGAPDPRRDGALRGSHTAVRGAYGVDASETVRVTAPVRIELVVGGSSVTIEPDKITIKAGGGAELVLDPNALLQSVAGARVLLDANAHAQASGGAEVLLDGNVLAKSSAGSSVVLDGDARMTSTGGSQVSLDANATLSSPADATVAGANTLIVADAEAILAGAGGTVGANGAGVSATGGKVDLSGGAVNVSGGTVKLN; the protein is encoded by the coding sequence ATCCGCTTCGAGGACGCGGCCGGGCGTGAAGAGATCCGCGTCCATGCGCAGCGCGATTATGCCGAGGTGATCGAGCACGATCGATCGGCGACGGTGAAAAACGATCGGACGCAGACGGTGCTGGGCAATGACACCGAGGCGGTGCGCGGAGACCAGGCCGTGACGGTGGAGGGATCGCGGACGGTCCACGTGCGCGGCAATCAGCAGACGATCGTCCATGGAGCTCCCGACCCGCGCAGGGACGGCGCGCTGCGCGGCAGCCATACAGCCGTGCGCGGTGCTTACGGCGTGGACGCGTCGGAGACTGTGCGCGTGACGGCCCCCGTGCGGATCGAGCTCGTGGTCGGGGGCAGCTCCGTGACGATCGAGCCCGACAAGATCACCATCAAGGCAGGCGGCGGGGCCGAGCTCGTGCTCGACCCGAATGCGCTCTTGCAATCGGTGGCAGGCGCGCGCGTGCTGCTCGACGCCAATGCGCACGCGCAGGCGAGCGGGGGCGCCGAGGTGCTGCTCGACGGCAACGTGCTCGCGAAAAGCAGCGCGGGGAGCAGCGTCGTGCTCGACGGCGATGCCCGCATGACCTCGACGGGGGGCAGCCAGGTCTCGCTCGACGCCAACGCCACTTTGAGCAGCCCGGCGGATGCGACGGTGGCAGGCGCGAATACGCTGATCGTCGCGGACGCGGAGGCCATCCTGGCGGGCGCTGGGGGCACGGTGGGCGCGAATGGGGCCGGCGTGAGCGCGACGGGCGGCAAGGTGGACCTCAGCGGCGGGGCGGTGAACGTCTCCGGCGGGACCGTGAAATTGAATTGA
- a CDS encoding RHS repeat-associated core domain-containing protein — MLQGTQGDPVVGLDMHVVGVPAPPSPVPIPTPVPLPFVGLVFDPAGLAVGAAICAAAGGGPGLVIVNGLPVANTGTAVTNLLTLPHLPAPGVTFVPPSGPGNDAKLLFGSLGIMLGGSLGVRLGDIALSCSDPVRMPTSMVIAVPKGAPVLNLRPPVPDARGIAIAAGMGAAFRALGKVVRAGGKLFRGMRRGVPRKGEWGKVAGALARAASHRAARRGRDWMARARCFVTGHPVDVSNGRVFTDHLDFELPGPLPLRFERVYSSSLSWRDGPLGYGWSHSLDQAVFCEPGRVVWLREDGREVEFLAKQLRKGDQVYEPTNRLTLRVQGGGQYTIETADGHVHEFAPVRGGPEGRARLLRIRTRDGQHAIDLSYDERARLARVVDSAGRHVRFVYDGRDKLREVWLPHPQDDDMVRAFQYEVDAQGDLARVVDELGHAWTFVYKRHLLVKEVDRAGVAFFFQWDGFGPHARCVRTWGTWRGGSIHDEVIDYDLRNRKTIVEDSHGRPEVYQMDAVGMVVAEMDGQGRWTRYEYDPESGQEAAVVDPLGRAVRRRFDARGNCVAWAAPGAPEVGIAYNELGLAVEAKDTLGRAWTWRYDGSGALLSEVNPLGEERRYGYRKGLLAWASDERGARVEFGYDAGKNLVEVSGAGGARERAKYDRRGRVVRVEDARGGVTRYRHDGAGRLIEKTSPVGVIERYAYDPEGNLTGVESPTRRVGLRYCGFHWLGAVDEGGARVLFEYSKEGHLVGVENEARESYALERDGRWDVEREVGFDGAEWLIIRDHARHVRKVLSPNKRPTTIKRDDAGRLLRAEQLDKTFVAFTYGAVGWIASAASEGGTVEFERDVMGRVLREASGNHAVTSQYGPGGGRELMESTLGARMVVLRDARGDFVEMRVGSGARVTVARDAGGLEVARVFSCGVRVVWERDRAGRPVKRKLERMGMRGEWKLLDARVYRWDGDAQIASIVDEKRGVRFYRHDERGRLVGAWNEAMEVEHRAMDAVGNVYRTEDRSDRRYGPGARLIEADGAEFAHDANGSVTEKRLPSGEVWRYKWSERRLLQEVERPDGRVVRFGYDAFGRRVRKAVVRVIPGKTFRDRREEVEAETAYVWDGDVLLHEIAGSGEVTTWYHDPESFAPVAKEEGGRLWWVVTDQIGTPTELIEERTGEVAWQGRIDLWGKMAVEVERTGCPVRWPGQYEDGETGLYYNRWRYYDPGLGRYLGQDPIGLAGGLNVYGYVRDPLTWLDPLGLSACPRQLTLTSGLVKPSGPPDALPSPALVKGGRISVDELSKSIPTGTPNSWNPHGPEAGYSGPGFKYRWDDPASGRSYRVWGHEAHPAAPPGSNAATGPHVRVKIGNRYLTTAGTTVKNAETVTNANLTHIPMDI, encoded by the coding sequence ATGTTGCAGGGCACGCAGGGTGATCCGGTCGTCGGTCTCGATATGCATGTCGTTGGCGTCCCGGCGCCGCCTTCGCCGGTGCCCATTCCGACGCCCGTGCCCTTGCCTTTCGTGGGGCTCGTGTTCGATCCGGCCGGGCTCGCGGTGGGCGCGGCGATTTGCGCGGCGGCGGGCGGCGGGCCGGGGCTCGTGATTGTGAATGGATTGCCCGTGGCGAATACGGGGACGGCGGTGACCAACCTCTTGACCTTGCCGCACCTGCCTGCCCCTGGAGTGACGTTCGTGCCGCCGAGCGGCCCGGGCAATGACGCCAAGCTGCTCTTCGGGTCGCTCGGGATCATGCTCGGCGGCAGCCTCGGGGTGCGGCTTGGTGACATCGCGCTCTCGTGCAGCGATCCGGTGCGGATGCCGACGAGCATGGTGATCGCGGTGCCGAAAGGTGCGCCGGTGCTCAACCTGCGGCCGCCCGTGCCGGACGCGCGGGGGATTGCGATCGCGGCGGGGATGGGTGCGGCCTTTCGTGCGCTCGGGAAGGTGGTGCGCGCGGGCGGCAAGCTCTTTCGTGGGATGCGGCGCGGGGTGCCGCGCAAAGGCGAGTGGGGGAAGGTCGCGGGGGCGCTCGCGCGGGCGGCCTCGCACAGGGCGGCGCGCAGGGGGCGCGACTGGATGGCGCGGGCGCGGTGCTTCGTCACGGGCCACCCCGTCGATGTGTCCAATGGCCGGGTCTTCACCGATCACCTCGATTTCGAGCTGCCTGGGCCGCTGCCCTTGCGCTTCGAGCGGGTGTATTCGTCGTCCTTGTCATGGCGGGACGGGCCGCTTGGGTACGGGTGGAGCCATAGCCTCGATCAGGCGGTCTTTTGCGAGCCGGGCAGGGTGGTCTGGCTGCGCGAGGATGGGCGGGAGGTCGAGTTTCTGGCGAAGCAGCTCCGCAAAGGCGACCAGGTGTACGAGCCGACGAACCGGCTGACGCTGCGGGTCCAGGGAGGCGGCCAATACACGATCGAGACGGCCGATGGGCACGTCCACGAATTTGCGCCCGTGCGCGGGGGGCCCGAGGGGCGGGCGAGGCTATTGCGCATCCGGACGCGGGACGGCCAGCACGCGATCGATCTGTCCTATGACGAGCGGGCGAGGCTCGCCCGGGTGGTGGACAGCGCCGGCAGGCATGTGCGATTTGTGTACGACGGCCGCGACAAGCTGCGAGAGGTATGGCTGCCCCACCCGCAGGACGACGACATGGTTCGGGCGTTCCAGTACGAGGTGGACGCGCAGGGGGACCTCGCGCGCGTGGTGGACGAGCTCGGGCACGCGTGGACCTTCGTGTACAAGCGGCACCTGTTGGTTAAGGAGGTCGACCGGGCGGGAGTGGCGTTCTTCTTTCAATGGGACGGCTTCGGGCCGCACGCGCGGTGCGTGCGGACGTGGGGGACGTGGAGGGGCGGATCCATCCACGACGAGGTGATCGACTACGATCTGCGCAACCGCAAGACGATCGTGGAGGACAGCCACGGGCGGCCCGAGGTCTACCAGATGGACGCGGTCGGGATGGTCGTGGCCGAGATGGATGGGCAGGGGCGGTGGACGAGGTACGAATACGACCCCGAGAGCGGGCAGGAGGCCGCCGTGGTGGATCCGCTCGGCAGGGCGGTGCGGCGGCGGTTCGATGCGCGGGGCAATTGCGTGGCGTGGGCAGCGCCGGGCGCACCCGAGGTCGGCATTGCGTACAACGAGCTCGGCCTGGCAGTGGAGGCCAAGGATACCCTCGGGCGCGCGTGGACATGGCGGTATGATGGATCCGGCGCGCTGCTCTCCGAGGTGAATCCGCTCGGTGAGGAGCGGCGCTATGGCTACAGAAAGGGCCTGCTCGCATGGGCGAGCGACGAGCGCGGGGCGCGGGTGGAATTCGGTTATGACGCTGGCAAGAACCTGGTCGAGGTGTCCGGCGCGGGCGGGGCAAGGGAGCGCGCGAAGTATGATCGGCGCGGGCGGGTTGTTCGTGTGGAGGACGCGCGCGGCGGGGTGACGAGGTATCGCCATGATGGCGCGGGGCGCTTGATCGAGAAGACGTCGCCTGTCGGGGTGATCGAGCGCTACGCCTACGATCCCGAGGGCAACTTGACAGGCGTGGAGAGCCCGACGCGGCGGGTGGGCCTGCGTTATTGCGGGTTTCATTGGCTCGGCGCAGTGGACGAGGGCGGCGCGCGCGTGCTGTTCGAGTACAGCAAAGAGGGACACCTGGTCGGCGTGGAGAACGAGGCGCGGGAGAGTTACGCGCTGGAGCGCGATGGGCGCTGGGACGTGGAGCGCGAGGTCGGGTTCGATGGGGCGGAGTGGCTGATTATCCGCGACCACGCGCGCCATGTGCGCAAGGTGCTGTCGCCGAACAAGCGGCCGACGACGATCAAGCGGGACGACGCGGGGAGGCTCTTGCGCGCGGAGCAGCTCGACAAGACGTTCGTCGCATTCACGTACGGGGCCGTTGGTTGGATCGCGAGCGCGGCGAGCGAGGGCGGGACGGTCGAATTCGAGCGCGACGTGATGGGGCGCGTCTTGCGGGAGGCGTCGGGCAATCATGCGGTGACGTCGCAGTACGGGCCGGGCGGTGGGCGCGAGCTGATGGAGAGTACGCTCGGCGCGCGGATGGTGGTGCTGCGGGACGCGCGGGGCGACTTCGTCGAGATGCGCGTGGGGAGCGGGGCGCGGGTGACGGTGGCGCGCGACGCGGGCGGGCTCGAGGTGGCGCGGGTCTTCTCGTGCGGGGTGCGCGTGGTGTGGGAGCGGGACCGGGCGGGGAGGCCGGTCAAGCGCAAGCTCGAGCGAATGGGGATGCGGGGCGAGTGGAAGCTGCTCGATGCGCGGGTCTATCGCTGGGATGGGGATGCTCAGATCGCGTCGATCGTGGACGAGAAGCGCGGCGTGCGGTTCTACCGGCACGACGAGCGGGGGCGGCTGGTCGGGGCCTGGAACGAGGCGATGGAGGTGGAGCACCGCGCGATGGATGCGGTGGGCAATGTGTACCGGACCGAGGATCGCAGCGATCGGCGGTATGGGCCGGGCGCGAGGTTGATCGAGGCGGACGGGGCCGAGTTTGCGCATGACGCGAACGGGAGCGTGACGGAGAAGCGGCTTCCGTCGGGGGAGGTGTGGCGGTACAAGTGGAGCGAGCGGCGGCTGTTGCAGGAGGTAGAGAGGCCGGACGGGCGGGTGGTGCGGTTTGGGTATGACGCGTTTGGCCGGCGGGTGAGGAAGGCGGTGGTGCGGGTGATCCCGGGAAAGACGTTCCGGGATCGGCGCGAGGAGGTGGAGGCGGAGACGGCGTACGTCTGGGATGGTGACGTGCTCTTGCACGAGATTGCAGGCAGCGGGGAGGTGACGACCTGGTATCACGACCCCGAGAGCTTCGCGCCGGTGGCGAAGGAAGAGGGCGGGCGGCTGTGGTGGGTGGTGACGGATCAGATCGGGACGCCGACGGAGCTGATCGAGGAGAGGACGGGGGAGGTCGCGTGGCAGGGGAGAATCGACCTGTGGGGGAAGATGGCGGTGGAGGTGGAGAGGACGGGGTGTCCGGTCCGGTGGCCGGGGCAGTATGAGGATGGCGAGACGGGGTTATACTACAACCGGTGGAGGTACTATGATCCGGGGCTGGGGAGGTATTTGGGGCAGGATCCGATTGGGCTGGCCGGGGGGCTGAATGTTTATGGATATGTGCGTGATCCGCTCACGTGGCTTGACCCGTTGGGACTTTCCGCGTGTCCGCGCCAGCTGACACTGACATCGGGTCTCGTGAAGCCTTCAGGACCGCCCGATGCGCTTCCATCTCCAGCCCTCGTCAAGGGAGGTAGGATATCTGTCGATGAATTGTCCAAGTCAATTCCAACCGGCACGCCGAACAGTTGGAATCCACATGGCCCTGAAGCAGGCTACTCGGGACCTGGCTTCAAGTATCGATGGGACGATCCCGCCAGTGGTAGGAGCTATCGAGTGTGGGGGCACGAAGCTCACCCAGCTGCCCCGCCTGGGTCCAACGCGGCAACCGGGCCGCATGTACGCGTTAAAATCGGGAATCGATACCTGACAACGGCTGGAACTACGGTGAAGAACGCAGAGACGGTGACCAACGCGAATCTAACCCACATCCCCATGGACATCTAG
- a CDS encoding sigma factor translates to MSPVEEALFVEALYKAHAAAVLAKLRRLGIEEPALEDLLQDVFVVAWRRHAKIPKDAAGARRWLLDSARKHAANFHRLYRHKYEELNPDAIEAARAEPADPEAHAELSNLVRSALRELASEDAELLLASRGRGRVPDGARRVAGAHEERRPRAPRTGQEPKVRLNLELPERLRGRLEQLRVMSEADTMTEVVRRAVALYDALMSAIQGRGEKVILRGTDGTERELIIL, encoded by the coding sequence ATGTCGCCGGTCGAGGAGGCCTTGTTCGTCGAGGCGCTGTACAAAGCCCACGCCGCAGCCGTTCTCGCCAAGTTGCGTCGGCTGGGGATCGAGGAGCCTGCGCTAGAAGACTTGCTCCAGGACGTCTTCGTCGTCGCCTGGCGGCGGCACGCGAAGATCCCGAAAGACGCCGCCGGTGCCAGACGCTGGCTTCTTGATTCTGCCAGGAAGCACGCGGCCAACTTCCACCGCCTGTACCGCCACAAGTACGAAGAGCTCAACCCCGACGCGATCGAGGCTGCCCGCGCCGAGCCAGCAGATCCAGAGGCACACGCCGAACTCTCCAACCTCGTCCGGAGCGCGCTGCGCGAGCTCGCCAGCGAAGACGCAGAACTGCTGTTGGCGTCACGAGGTCGTGGGCGAGTCCCTGACGGAGCTCGCCGTGTGGCTGGGGCTCACGAAGAGCGGCGCCCACGTGCGCCTCGAACAGGCCAAGAGCCCAAGGTCCGCCTCAATCTAGAACTCCCCGAGCGGCTTCGCGGCAGGCTCGAGCAGCTCCGGGTGATGAGCGAGGCGGACACGATGACCGAGGTGGTGAGGAGAGCCGTGGCCTTGTACGACGCGCTGATGTCGGCGATCCAAGGTCGCGGGGAGAAGGTGATCCTACGCGGCACCGACGGCACCGAGCGCGAGCTGATCATCCTTTGA
- a CDS encoding helix-turn-helix domain-containing protein, protein MPRRKNPDPLAMKLGARIRSVRVEKKMSIVQLARAAGLSKGHLSSIEHGRAVFNMVTAGKIAKGLGLKLMALALFPEESTLEQIVEHMCGMSPEQLEQVREKLFRKASSTKARPARGPGRG, encoded by the coding sequence GTGCCTCGCCGCAAGAACCCAGATCCCCTGGCGATGAAGCTCGGCGCCCGCATCAGGTCCGTGCGCGTCGAGAAGAAGATGTCGATCGTGCAGCTCGCCAGGGCGGCCGGCCTGTCGAAGGGGCACCTCTCGAGCATCGAGCACGGCCGCGCCGTGTTCAACATGGTCACGGCGGGCAAGATCGCGAAGGGCCTCGGCTTGAAGCTCATGGCGCTCGCGCTCTTCCCCGAAGAGAGCACGCTCGAACAGATCGTCGAGCACATGTGCGGGATGAGCCCAGAGCAGCTTGAGCAGGTGCGCGAGAAGCTCTTCCGGAAGGCATCATCTACGAAGGCCCGTCCCGCACGCGGCCCCGGTCGCGGGTAG
- a CDS encoding RNA polymerase sigma factor, translated as MGIFIPVPPGAAEAFLRFYATYLLVVFAILARIGVRKPDVVDLAQQVFLKVYKNFEKVPAEGVEHWLETICKQQAAEHYRLYRHRFEMPEPDVGLDVPSDDNPHERLERHEIDQVVKRVLQAMDAQLADVLVRHEFNGESLPTIAAALGVSRNTAQARLTEAKDAFRRKVKKMFGRDFTPFALLPFGLDTFFRPEDLTPDFIENARREVWQRLGRELGFDGTLPPAQVPRPPPPSEPPASGERLIQTVGAPGSGPIARAAAKAVLEHIIKNPLFLVGVGALGGGAIVALWPHDEPPGAHHAVPMVLSVVLDKSGRGESSPQGPHTPIPGPSPTVVIVAPPRPPPALAPFNDPEITNLEQAREMLTRGQFAEALSTLRQHERDYPATQHTAVRNKYIAAALAGVRQSEQKKSASP; from the coding sequence ATGGGGATCTTCATCCCGGTTCCGCCCGGTGCCGCCGAAGCGTTCTTGCGCTTCTACGCGACGTACCTACTCGTGGTCTTCGCGATCCTGGCCAGGATCGGGGTGCGGAAGCCGGACGTCGTCGACCTCGCCCAGCAGGTCTTCCTGAAGGTCTACAAGAACTTCGAGAAGGTGCCGGCCGAAGGGGTGGAACACTGGCTCGAGACGATCTGCAAGCAACAGGCCGCGGAGCATTACCGCCTCTACCGCCACCGATTCGAGATGCCCGAGCCAGACGTCGGCCTGGACGTGCCCAGCGACGACAACCCCCATGAGCGCCTTGAGCGCCACGAGATCGATCAGGTCGTCAAGCGCGTGCTCCAGGCCATGGACGCACAGCTCGCGGATGTACTGGTCCGGCACGAGTTCAACGGAGAATCGCTCCCGACCATCGCCGCGGCGCTCGGGGTCTCGCGCAATACGGCGCAGGCCAGGCTCACCGAGGCCAAGGATGCATTCCGCCGTAAGGTAAAGAAGATGTTCGGCCGGGACTTCACGCCGTTCGCGCTGCTGCCTTTCGGCCTCGATACCTTCTTCCGCCCCGAGGACCTCACGCCCGACTTCATCGAGAACGCGCGGCGCGAGGTCTGGCAGAGGCTCGGGCGCGAGCTCGGCTTCGACGGGACGCTTCCTCCCGCCCAGGTCCCGAGACCACCACCGCCGTCCGAACCCCCGGCCTCTGGCGAGCGGCTCATTCAGACGGTTGGGGCCCCGGGCTCGGGGCCTATCGCTCGGGCTGCCGCGAAGGCGGTGCTCGAGCACATCATCAAGAACCCGCTCTTCTTGGTCGGCGTCGGCGCCCTCGGTGGGGGTGCCATCGTCGCGTTGTGGCCCCACGACGAGCCGCCTGGCGCGCATCATGCTGTGCCGATGGTGCTCTCCGTTGTGCTCGACAAAAGCGGGCGTGGCGAGAGCTCCCCCCAGGGTCCGCACACGCCCATTCCCGGGCCGAGCCCCACCGTCGTCATCGTCGCACCACCTCGCCCCCCGCCCGCTCTGGCGCCGTTCAATGACCCGGAAATAACGAACCTCGAACAAGCGCGAGAGATGCTCACGCGCGGGCAATTCGCCGAGGCCCTCTCCACGCTCCGGCAACATGAGCGCGACTACCCGGCCACGCAGCACACGGCGGTGCGGAACAAGTACATCGCCGCGGCGCTCGCAGGCGTGCGCCAGAGCGAGCAGAAGAAGAGCGCGTCACCCTGA
- a CDS encoding RNA polymerase sigma factor, which yields MTTTIPKNIRQEFEKKIRRGIFNPVARHLPEEVREDRLQDAICQVWEMYARYAERGELLDDAILVHACRQRATDPSRYFVHCDGYKRKKDVLDPRNYMEGQVEVLHLGDVADDIEEAPVHLGFAELDTANPTRRIISAISLNEWLEKLSPRDRELIELRAAGYDLDESAEKLGTSRFMVCRRIKELGESLAEHAGMPDCVYRRQWKRSSAGEEAPPESGVMPTKRGRPKKAQAPNSVTRDRPSRRVRRAA from the coding sequence GTGACGACCACGATTCCGAAGAACATTCGCCAGGAATTCGAGAAGAAGATCCGGCGCGGCATCTTCAACCCCGTCGCCCGGCACCTGCCCGAGGAGGTGCGAGAAGACCGGCTCCAGGACGCCATTTGCCAGGTCTGGGAGATGTACGCGCGTTATGCCGAGCGCGGCGAGCTGCTCGACGACGCGATCCTGGTACACGCGTGCCGCCAGCGCGCCACGGACCCGAGCCGCTACTTCGTCCACTGCGACGGCTACAAGCGCAAGAAGGACGTGCTCGACCCGCGCAACTACATGGAGGGCCAGGTCGAGGTTCTGCACCTCGGCGACGTCGCCGATGACATCGAGGAAGCACCTGTCCACCTCGGCTTCGCGGAGTTGGATACCGCGAACCCGACGAGGCGGATCATCTCCGCCATCAGCTTGAACGAGTGGCTCGAGAAGCTCTCCCCGCGGGACCGAGAGCTCATCGAGCTGCGCGCTGCCGGGTACGACCTCGACGAGAGCGCGGAGAAGCTCGGCACATCCAGGTTCATGGTGTGCAGGCGGATCAAGGAGCTCGGCGAGAGCCTGGCCGAGCACGCCGGGATGCCGGACTGCGTCTACCGGCGGCAGTGGAAGCGCTCGAGTGCGGGTGAAGAGGCCCCGCCGGAAAGCGGCGTCATGCCGACGAAGCGGGGGCGGCCCAAGAAGGCGCAGGCACCGAACTCCGTCACGAGGGACCGGCCCTCCCGGCGGGTACGGCGCGCGGCGTGA
- a CDS encoding LexA family protein gives MKKPRFTETQGRYLAFLHAYTAVHGHAPSEAEMQKHFRVSAPCVHRMIVALEQRGLITREPGVARSIRVLVPEAELPPLEGTEAGARGRSVSSTADDPQAPAAVVEQTGREVVKAMLARAIDIGIDDVDSLPLIAAAAGAIEKMARAAGVAPRGARLMRERVLDAAEKEYLRLCSEQDEEGDPEEDAARFRKLLEPKGGRG, from the coding sequence ATGAAGAAGCCGCGCTTCACCGAAACGCAGGGCCGCTACCTGGCCTTCCTCCACGCCTATACCGCGGTCCACGGACACGCACCCTCCGAGGCGGAGATGCAGAAGCACTTCCGGGTGAGCGCCCCGTGCGTGCATCGGATGATTGTCGCGCTCGAGCAGCGCGGGCTGATCACGCGGGAGCCCGGTGTAGCCCGCTCGATCCGGGTGCTGGTCCCGGAAGCAGAGCTACCGCCGCTCGAGGGCACCGAAGCAGGGGCGCGTGGACGAAGCGTCTCCAGCACGGCCGATGATCCCCAGGCTCCCGCAGCAGTCGTGGAGCAGACGGGGCGCGAGGTGGTGAAGGCCATGCTCGCGCGGGCGATCGACATCGGCATCGACGACGTGGACAGCCTGCCGCTGATCGCCGCGGCAGCAGGCGCGATCGAGAAGATGGCTCGGGCGGCCGGCGTCGCACCACGGGGCGCGCGGCTAATGCGCGAGCGGGTGCTCGACGCCGCCGAGAAGGAGTACCTGCGCCTGTGCAGCGAACAGGACGAGGAAGGGGATCCCGAGGAGGATGCGGCGAGGTTCCGAAAGCTGCTCGAGCCCAAGGGTGGGCGTGGATGA
- a CDS encoding ATP-grasp domain-containing protein codes for MPTLVLSHRYSPDSNALFTAALAAGWDVERLHSFRCPEGLAARAPVFYGETILADAIVDDLGIALLEPTSDWLPRLPERHRLRDVRLTTLADALTIRERVFVKPTDEKCFPARVYADGAALNPDPVLPPDLPVLVSEPVVFEVEFRFFVLEREVATFSPYIRGGELARNAAGEWEADQAEIEAATVSIQAMLADAEVELPPAVVVDVGRMAGRGWGVVEANPAWASGLCGCDPAGVLPVLRRAAVPRGMLTETDRRWARRIG; via the coding sequence GTGCCGACGCTCGTCCTCTCCCACCGCTACAGCCCCGACTCGAACGCGTTGTTCACCGCTGCTCTCGCAGCGGGCTGGGATGTCGAGCGTCTTCACTCGTTCCGCTGCCCGGAGGGCCTCGCGGCACGCGCCCCGGTGTTCTATGGCGAGACGATCCTCGCCGACGCGATCGTCGACGACCTCGGGATCGCGCTGCTCGAGCCGACGAGCGACTGGCTGCCACGGTTGCCCGAGCGCCACCGTCTCCGTGACGTGCGTCTCACGACGCTGGCAGATGCGCTGACGATCCGGGAGCGCGTGTTCGTCAAGCCGACCGACGAGAAGTGTTTCCCCGCGCGTGTGTACGCCGACGGCGCCGCGCTCAATCCGGACCCGGTGCTGCCACCGGATCTTCCTGTGCTGGTGAGCGAGCCAGTCGTATTCGAGGTGGAATTCCGGTTTTTCGTGCTGGAGCGCGAGGTGGCGACATTCTCGCCCTACATCCGCGGCGGGGAGCTTGCACGCAACGCGGCGGGCGAGTGGGAAGCAGACCAGGCCGAGATCGAGGCGGCGACTGTGTCGATTCAAGCGATGCTCGCCGACGCTGAAGTGGAGCTGCCTCCCGCCGTCGTCGTGGACGTCGGGCGGATGGCGGGGCGTGGCTGGGGCGTGGTCGAGGCGAACCCCGCATGGGCCTCGGGGCTCTGCGGATGCGACCCGGCTGGCGTGCTTCCGGTGCTGCGGCGAGCGGCCGTGCCGCGGGGCATGCTAACGGAGACAGACAGGCGCTGGGCGCGTCGCATCGGATAA
- a CDS encoding sigma 54-interacting transcriptional regulator, with translation MKLTELVRDPSRLKPLVRAYLANPFGDPLPDTSSGLLEVSNEELIDAANILAVAGHARDASRLLLAAGHCTILRQTQTVPASPFDLLGDPAVERLGVKREDVRALLHAVRRVHPRLTAMAGVSRAAQRVRAETWEACFGPSLEETLQLRRMLRDQNVLILGETGVGKELVAAAIQDAAFSTGAMTAPMRTLNAAAMPTELAESELFGHVKGAYTGANMSRVGKIVEASGGTLFLDEIGDLPLTVQAKLLRAVETNRITPVGSNEEILVDVRYIAATSRPIREMVISGTFRRDLYERLAGAVIAIPPLRERPEDIAPIGSALFCGLVDKLGIEWTTHVTVIEGHLHRWLGGDAVRHPWPGNVRELENVIRAQLLSVAKRTPSASHESPPVKDEALDVPERILQGKASLAEVRDWYVRRVVETMKGHKNKASNVLGIDRGTLNRILKGTAGTDDGSEQ, from the coding sequence TTGAAGCTCACGGAACTCGTTCGTGATCCATCTCGCCTGAAGCCTCTCGTTCGGGCCTACCTGGCGAACCCCTTCGGCGACCCGCTGCCAGACACCTCGTCAGGGCTACTCGAGGTGTCCAACGAGGAACTGATTGATGCCGCCAATATCCTCGCCGTAGCTGGGCATGCTCGAGACGCAAGTCGACTTCTTCTTGCTGCAGGACACTGCACGATCCTCCGACAGACCCAGACGGTCCCAGCGAGTCCGTTCGATCTTTTGGGCGATCCCGCCGTCGAACGGCTGGGGGTGAAGAGGGAGGATGTCCGCGCGTTGCTGCACGCAGTGCGACGCGTTCATCCCCGCCTCACAGCGATGGCAGGAGTATCCAGAGCTGCGCAGAGGGTCCGGGCCGAGACATGGGAGGCTTGCTTCGGCCCATCTCTGGAAGAGACCCTGCAACTTCGACGGATGCTCCGCGATCAAAATGTACTGATCCTCGGTGAGACGGGCGTGGGAAAGGAGCTTGTAGCTGCAGCCATCCAGGACGCGGCGTTTAGCACCGGAGCGATGACGGCTCCGATGCGGACCCTGAACGCGGCTGCAATGCCAACCGAGCTCGCCGAGTCGGAGCTCTTCGGTCACGTGAAGGGGGCTTACACGGGCGCGAACATGTCCAGAGTCGGGAAGATCGTGGAGGCCAGCGGTGGCACGTTGTTTCTCGACGAGATTGGGGATCTTCCTCTCACGGTCCAAGCCAAGCTGCTCCGCGCCGTGGAGACCAACCGGATCACGCCCGTTGGCTCGAACGAGGAGATCCTCGTTGACGTTCGCTACATCGCCGCAACCTCACGCCCAATCCGCGAGATGGTCATCAGCGGCACCTTCCGACGTGACCTTTACGAGAGGCTTGCCGGTGCAGTCATTGCCATCCCTCCCCTCCGCGAACGACCGGAGGACATCGCGCCCATCGGGTCGGCGCTCTTCTGTGGGCTCGTTGACAAACTGGGGATCGAGTGGACAACGCACGTTACGGTCATCGAGGGCCACTTGCACCGATGGCTCGGAGGCGATGCCGTCCGGCATCCGTGGCCGGGCAACGTGCGGGAACTCGAGAATGTTATCAGGGCGCAGCTGCTGTCCGTCGCGAAACGGACGCCGTCTGCTTCGCACGAGTCACCCCCTGTCAAGGACGAGGCCCTCGATGTCCCCGAGCGAATTCTCCAAGGCAAAGCTTCCCTGGCTGAAGTCCGTGACTGGTACGTTCGACGCGTGGTGGAGACCATGAAGGGGCACAAGAACAAGGCCAGCAACGTTCTGGGCATCGACCGAGGCACGCTGAATCGGATCTTGAAGGGTACTGCCGGTACAGACGATGGAAGCGAGCAGTAG